A single genomic interval of Trichosurus vulpecula isolate mTriVul1 chromosome 6, mTriVul1.pri, whole genome shotgun sequence harbors:
- the CPSF7 gene encoding cleavage and polyadenylation specificity factor subunit 7 isoform X7, with product MSEGVDLIDIYADEEFNQDPEFSNADQIDLYDDVLAASSQPSDDRSSSAEPPPPIRQEQSPKPNSKSPAILYTYSGLRNKRAAVYVGSFSWWTTDQQLIQIIRSVGVYDVVELKFAENRANGQSKGYAEVVVASENSVHKLLELLPGKILNGEKVDVRLATRQNLSQFEAQARKRECVRVPRGGVPPRAHSRDSSDSADGRATPTENLVPPPPRVDKPPSVLPYFSRPPSALPLMGLPPPPIPPPPPLSSGFGVPPPPPGIHYQHLMPPPPRLPPHLAVPPPGAIPPALHLNPAFFPPPNATVGPPPDAYIKASAPYNHHGSRELGPPPPTTCEAEFEEIMNRNRAISSSAISKAVSGASAGDYSDAIETLLTAIAVIKQSRVANDERCRVLISSLKDCLHGIEAKSYSVGAAGSSSRKRHRSRERSPSRSRESSRRHRDVLHNEDRHEDYFQERNREHERHRDRERDRHH from the exons ATGTCGGAGGGAGTGGACCTGATCGATATATACGCGGACGAGGAGTTCAACCAG GACCCAGAGTTCAGCAATGCTGATCAGATTGACCTCTACGATGACGTGCTGGCCGCCAGCTCGCAGCCATCCGATGACCGAAGCAGCAGTGCTGAGCCACCACCTCCTATCCGGCAGGAGCAGTCTCCCAAGCCCAACAGCAAGTCGCCGGCGATCCTGTACACCTACAGCGGGCTGCGGAATAAGCGAGCCGCGGTCTACGTGGGCAGCTTCTCCTGG TGGACAACAGACCAACAGCTGATCCAAATTATCCGTTCTGTGGGAGTCTATGATGTTGTGGAGCTCAAATTTGCAGAGAATCGAGCCAATGGCCAGTCCAAAGG GTATGCTGAGGTGGTGGTGGCCTCCGAGAACTCTGTCCACAAACTGTTGGAGCTCCTGCCTGGCAAGATTCTCAATGGGGAGAAAGTGGACGTGAGGCTGGCCACCCGGCAGAACTTGTCACAGTTTGAGGCGCAGGCTCGGAAACGTGAGTGCGTCCGAGTCCCAAGAGGGG GAGTACCTCCACGTGCCCACTCCAGAGATTCTAGTGACTCTGCTGATGGACGGGCCACACCCACTGAGAACCTTGTGCCCCCACCCCCCCGCGTGGACAAGCCCCCCAGTGTGCTACCCTACTTCAGCCGCCCTCCCTCAGCTCTTCCCCTGATGGGTCTGCCCCCACCACCCATCCCCCCTCCGCCACCTCTCTCCTCGGGCTTTGgggtccctcctcctcctcctggtaTCCATTACCAGCATCTCATGCCCCCACCTCCCCGACTGCCTCCCCACCTGGCTGTGCCTCCCCCAGGGGCCATTCCACCTGCCCTGCACCTCAACCCCGCCTTCTTTCCCCCACCAAATGCTACAGTGGGGCCTCCGCCAGATGCTTACATCAAGGCCTCTGCACCCTATAACCACCATGGCAG CCGAGAACTGGGCCCCCCGCCCCCAACAACGTGCGAAGCCGAGTTCGAGGAGATCATGAATCGGAACAGAGCAATCTCTAGCAGTGCCATTTCCAAAGCTGTCTCTGGGGCCAGCGCAG GGGACTATAGTGACGCTATTGAGACGCTCCTCACAGCCATTGCTGTCATCAAACAATCCCGGGTCGCCAACGACGAACGTTGCCGTGTGCTCATCTCCTCCCTTAAGGACTGTCTTCATGGCATCGAAGCCAAGTCCTACAGCGTGGGTGCCGCTGGGAGCTCTTCCAG GAAAAGACACCGGTCCCGGGAGCGATCACCTAGCCGGTCCCGGGAGAGCAGCCGGAGGCACCGGGACGTGCTCCATAATGAGGATAGGCACGAGGATTATTTTCAAGAAAGGAATCGGGAGCATGAGAGACATCGGGACAGAGAGCGGGACCGGCACCACTGA